TCTATGCAGACCTTTCGAAGGGGGCGCTCGGCAGTTATTGGACCTACAATCTTGACAACCGCGATACCTATTACTTTCGACGGGTATACCTCGGCTGCATACGGGCGCTGGATTTCATCACGAGCCTTCCGGAATACGACGGCGAGCGGCTGGCGGTCACCGGAAGCAGCCAGGGAGGCGCGCTTACTGTGGCGACCTCCGCTCTCGACCCACGGGTGAAATGGATGGGAGTATACTGCCCGGCGCTCTGCGATGTCACCGGCTATCTGAACGGACGCGCGGGAGGCTGGCCGCACATGTTCGCTACGCCAAACAGCCGTACCAGGGATAGAGTTGATTCCGCGAAATACTATGATGTAACCTGTTTTGCCCGCCTGCTGAAAATTCCGGGAATTTATTCCTGGGGATTCGTGGATGCCACCTGCCCGCCGACCTCCATGTTTGCGGCGTATAATGCGATCACCGCCCCGAAGGAACTCTATCTCGTCCTCGATTCCGGGCATTGGAATTACCCCGAGCAGAGCGAACGGATAAACAATTGGCTGACGCTGAAGATGACGGGGAAATGATTCAACCTTCGGGAGTGAATCCATGAAATTAATGTCCTTTTTCTTTATACTTGCCGGGTTTCTCTCATTCCTATCGCCGGCCGCCGCCGAGGTTACTGTGCAGGATATCCGGTCGGCGCTCAGAAGCAATCTGGTTCATCCGTACCTGTATTTCACCGAGGAGGAGAAATCCTCTCTTCTCAACCGTGTATGGAATGATCCGGAATGCAGGGATATCTGGCAGCGACTGACTGCCGAAGCCAATCGGCTGCTCTTCACTACTGTGGAGGAAAAAGCGCCGCCGCAGGAGAAGCATACCGGGTTTACCAACACGGATGCACGGCTGGATTACCTGCGTCTGAATGTGCGCTCCGCTTTCACTCTGGCGTTCGTGTACCAGTTGACCGGGGATGAACGTTATGCCCGTAAGGCGTTCGCATTCGCCGATGCGGCCTGCGACCTCCCCACGTGGGTTGACCGGAGGCACCAATTTCCCATTATCTACAGCCGGGTCTGGCCCTGGAATGTTCGCGACGATCAGGCCGCATTCGCGTTCGATATCGAGTCCGCCGATACCGCGCGATCCCTCGCGGCAGTATACGACTGGCTCTACCCCACGCTGGACAAGCGTTCCCGCGACCGCATCCGGGGCGCTCTTTTGGAGAAGGCAGTACTTCGGGTGCGCGGCAATTACGAATACCAATGGTGGGCGGCCTCATACCGCTGCAACTGGTGCGCCGTTTGCAACGCCGGGCTGGGAACTGCCGCCCTCGCGCTCCTCGCCGAAGATCCACAACTGGCGGATGTCATCGCCGAGTCCTGCAACCGCATTTCTAAACAGCTCGATGAGATGGGCGAGGACGGCGGCTGGCAGGAGGGATGCGGCTATTACCGCAAGAGCATACACGCCTTGAATTTTTTCGCCGATCCGCTCAAAAGGCTCACCGGCGGGAAGTTCAATCTTTACAAGCATCCACGCCTGGCTGCAAACCCGGTCACCTTTCTAGTCTATAATACGGTGACCCCGCGCCGTCTCCTGGTTTTTGAGGACTCCGGGGCTAACCGCGCGGGGACCAGTCATATCTGGAACAAGCTCGCCCTAGAGACCGG
This is a stretch of genomic DNA from Candidatus Latescibacter sp.. It encodes these proteins:
- a CDS encoding heparinase II/III family protein — translated: MKLMSFFFILAGFLSFLSPAAAEVTVQDIRSALRSNLVHPYLYFTEEEKSSLLNRVWNDPECRDIWQRLTAEANRLLFTTVEEKAPPQEKHTGFTNTDARLDYLRLNVRSAFTLAFVYQLTGDERYARKAFAFADAACDLPTWVDRRHQFPIIYSRVWPWNVRDDQAAFAFDIESADTARSLAAVYDWLYPTLDKRSRDRIRGALLEKAVLRVRGNYEYQWWAASYRCNWCAVCNAGLGTAALALLAEDPQLADVIAESCNRISKQLDEMGEDGGWQEGCGYYRKSIHALNFFADPLKRLTGGKFNLYKHPRLAANPVTFLVYNTVTPRRLLVFEDSGANRAGTSHIWNKLALETGSGETAWFRNRMFGPGSEEFDIIWPRAGLKPSLPSQPSKIFRNIGWVIMRSDFNDPAKVVLASRAGMNDDPHHGHLDCGHFVLYWRDQEYICDIGSPQYDELYFDELRWTYPQVSSAGHNVIQVNGELQIPAKFKNQAWKEGVGGKVLQFRPGETRDYTLMDLTGAYPGKELKGWRRHLILEKPSITVVLDEVSSEPGAEIEARFHSHCSFTLKDRYALLRGEKGIMALIPVTESPFGFRSGRHADLPVIQDVSFAWIPYFGVVAAAQSPSTRIATLILPVEMESEAEKIARSIFSRTDSTGNYSIVFEKGGKKFEYRFRKEPEGLVLEQGKSEL